A single window of Streptomyces sp. NBC_00464 DNA harbors:
- the pdxH gene encoding pyridoxamine 5'-phosphate oxidase, protein MREQYRSEAFTEAGLAADPMQQFARWFRQIAAGGMLHEPNAMVVSTATPEGLPSSRTVLLKMYDERGFVFFTNYGSRKGRELAANPHVALLFPWHPLARQVIVTGTATRVPREETVAYFRTRPHGSQLGAWASDQSTVIGSREELTHRYEDLAARYPEGEKVPAPPHWGGFRVVPDTIEFWQGHENRLHDRLRYVREDGVWGVERLCP, encoded by the coding sequence ATGCGCGAGCAGTACCGTTCCGAGGCCTTCACCGAGGCCGGTCTCGCCGCCGATCCGATGCAGCAGTTCGCCCGCTGGTTCCGGCAGATCGCCGCGGGCGGCATGCTCCACGAGCCGAACGCCATGGTGGTCTCCACGGCCACCCCCGAGGGCCTGCCGTCCTCCCGCACGGTGCTGCTGAAGATGTACGACGAGCGGGGCTTCGTCTTCTTCACCAACTACGGCTCCCGCAAGGGCCGCGAACTGGCCGCCAACCCGCACGTCGCGCTGCTCTTCCCCTGGCATCCGCTGGCCCGCCAGGTCATCGTCACCGGCACCGCGACCCGGGTCCCCCGCGAGGAGACGGTCGCCTACTTCCGTACCCGCCCCCACGGCTCCCAGCTCGGTGCCTGGGCCAGCGACCAGTCCACGGTGATCGGCTCCCGCGAGGAGCTGACCCACCGCTACGAGGACCTCGCGGCCCGTTACCCGGAGGGCGAGAAGGTGCCGGCGCCCCCGCACTGGGGCGGATTCCGCGTCGTCCCCGACACGATCGAGTTCTGGCAGGGCCACGAGAACCGGCTCCACGACCGGCTGCGGTACGTGCGGGAGGACGGCGTGTGGGGTGTGGAGCGGCTGTGCCCATAG
- a CDS encoding citrate synthase 2 gives MSDFVPGLEGVVAFETEIAEPDKEGGSLRYRGVDIEDLVGQVSFGNVWGLLVDGAFSPGLPPAEPFPIPVHSGDIRVDVQSALAMLAPVWGLKPLLDIDEETARNNLARAAVMALSYVAQSARGQGRPMVPQSEIDKAGSVVERFMIRWRGEPDPRHVKAVDAYWTSAAEHGMNASTFTARVIASTGADVAAALSGAVGAMSGPLHGGAPSRVLGMIEEIERTGDATAYVKKALDKGERLMGFGHRVYRAEDPRARVLRRTAEELGAPRFEVAQALEKAALEELHARRPDRVLATNVEFWAAIMLDFAEVPAHMFTSMFTCARTAGWSAHILEQKRTGRLVRPSAKYIGPGTRSPREIPGFDQLADLGN, from the coding sequence ATGTCCGACTTCGTACCCGGACTCGAAGGAGTCGTCGCGTTCGAAACGGAGATCGCCGAACCCGACAAGGAAGGCGGTTCGCTGCGGTACCGAGGCGTCGACATCGAGGATCTCGTCGGCCAGGTGTCGTTCGGCAACGTGTGGGGCCTGCTGGTCGACGGGGCGTTCAGTCCCGGCCTGCCGCCCGCCGAGCCGTTCCCGATCCCGGTGCACTCCGGTGACATCAGGGTCGACGTCCAGTCCGCCCTGGCGATGCTCGCACCCGTGTGGGGCCTGAAGCCGCTGCTGGACATCGACGAGGAGACCGCCCGCAACAACCTGGCGCGGGCCGCCGTCATGGCGCTGTCCTACGTCGCGCAGTCCGCGCGCGGACAGGGCCGGCCGATGGTCCCGCAGAGCGAGATCGACAAGGCCGGATCCGTGGTCGAACGGTTCATGATCCGCTGGCGCGGCGAGCCGGACCCCCGGCATGTGAAGGCCGTCGACGCGTACTGGACCTCGGCCGCCGAGCACGGCATGAACGCCTCGACGTTCACCGCCCGCGTCATCGCCTCCACCGGCGCCGACGTGGCCGCCGCACTGTCCGGCGCGGTGGGCGCCATGTCCGGCCCGCTGCACGGCGGTGCGCCGTCCCGCGTCCTCGGCATGATCGAGGAGATCGAACGGACCGGGGACGCCACCGCATACGTGAAGAAGGCCCTGGACAAGGGCGAGCGGCTGATGGGCTTCGGCCACCGCGTCTACCGCGCCGAGGACCCCCGCGCACGGGTGCTGCGCCGCACGGCGGAGGAGCTGGGCGCACCCCGGTTCGAGGTGGCGCAGGCGCTGGAGAAGGCCGCTCTGGAGGAGCTGCACGCACGGCGCCCGGACCGCGTGCTGGCGACGAACGTGGAGTTCTGGGCGGCGATCATGCTGGACTTCGCGGAGGTCCCGGCGCACATGTTCACGTCGATGTTCACGTGTGCGCGTACGGCGGGCTGGTCGGCGCACATCCTGGAGCAGAAGCGGACGGGCCGCCTGGTGCGGCCGTCGGCGAAGTACATCGGCCCGGGGACGCGCAGCCCGCGGGAGATCCCGGGATTCGATCAGCTGGCGGACCTGGGGAACTGA
- a CDS encoding FitA-like ribbon-helix-helix domain-containing protein: MAVIHVREVPDETVTTLKVRAARSGQSLQAYLLQLLTGEAALLTPEEAAEQARAIAARGQVTADDISEAIGQMREARG; the protein is encoded by the coding sequence ATGGCAGTCATTCATGTACGCGAGGTTCCGGACGAAACAGTCACCACGCTCAAGGTCCGCGCAGCCCGGTCCGGCCAGTCGCTACAGGCGTACCTCCTCCAGCTGCTGACAGGTGAGGCCGCACTGTTGACCCCCGAGGAGGCCGCCGAGCAGGCCCGCGCCATAGCCGCGCGTGGGCAGGTCACCGCCGACGACATCTCGGAGGCCATCGGCCAAATGCGCGAGGCCCGTGGATGA
- a CDS encoding type II toxin-antitoxin system VapC family toxin yields the protein MTVLVLDTSALVEFLVGSDALAERVRAHTTGCRLAAPHAVDLECVSVLRRLAHAKKLPEDEAARAIDLLGRMQLHRYDHAPLLPRIWQLRHNMWPYDAAYVALAETLGAELVTVDRKFAQTPGPYCAVRNLRDD from the coding sequence ATGACCGTCCTGGTACTGGACACATCCGCCCTGGTGGAGTTCCTCGTGGGCTCGGACGCTCTTGCCGAGCGCGTCCGAGCCCACACGACAGGGTGCCGCCTGGCAGCACCGCACGCGGTGGACCTGGAATGCGTGTCGGTGCTGCGCAGGCTGGCCCACGCCAAGAAACTCCCCGAGGACGAAGCGGCCCGTGCGATCGACCTGCTCGGCCGCATGCAACTGCACCGGTACGACCACGCGCCGCTGCTCCCGCGCATCTGGCAGCTACGTCACAACATGTGGCCCTATGACGCTGCCTACGTAGCCCTCGCCGAGACCCTCGGCGCCGAACTGGTCACGGTTGACCGCAAGTTCGCCCAAACCCCCGGCCCTTATTGCGCGGTGCGCAACCTGCGCGACGACTGA
- a CDS encoding DUF397 domain-containing protein — protein MSTARAWFKSSYSGDEGGQCLEVAYEWRKSSYSGSEGGQCVEVAAHAAAVHVRDSKNPEGPALALPPAAWAAFTAHVGR, from the coding sequence ATGAGCACTGCACGCGCGTGGTTCAAGTCCAGCTACAGCGGCGACGAAGGCGGCCAGTGCCTCGAAGTCGCCTACGAGTGGCGGAAGTCCAGCTACAGCGGCAGCGAGGGCGGCCAGTGCGTCGAAGTCGCCGCGCACGCCGCCGCCGTACACGTCCGTGACTCCAAGAACCCCGAGGGCCCGGCGCTTGCTCTGCCGCCCGCCGCCTGGGCCGCCTTCACCGCGCACGTGGGCCGCTGA
- a CDS encoding helix-turn-helix domain-containing protein produces MKLVGKLVSVFRVAAGLTQAQLADLTNVQVETIASIEQGRRSLLPDLARRMDELLETKGALATAVEHMPEVDLVPAWAEQYMELERTALALSWYDNQVLPGLLQTEVYARAVFRNRVPVFSEEKIAIQTASRLERQEILHRSEPPTISFVIWEPVVRLQLTDEEAHREQIRHLRTCATLSGVSLQILPLNHRVHAGLDGPFTLLETSDYQHVAYSETQRGSLLVADPDEISILSQKYAMLRAQALSPEDTLGLLDRLLGEQ; encoded by the coding sequence ATGAAGCTCGTAGGCAAGCTGGTCAGCGTGTTCCGCGTGGCCGCAGGTCTGACCCAGGCGCAACTCGCGGACCTGACGAACGTGCAGGTGGAGACGATCGCCTCCATCGAGCAGGGGCGTCGCTCGCTCCTCCCCGATCTGGCGCGCCGGATGGACGAACTCCTGGAGACGAAGGGCGCGTTGGCCACGGCGGTGGAACACATGCCGGAGGTCGATCTCGTACCGGCGTGGGCCGAGCAGTACATGGAACTGGAGCGGACGGCCCTGGCCCTGTCCTGGTACGACAACCAGGTCCTGCCCGGACTGCTCCAGACCGAGGTCTACGCACGGGCGGTCTTCCGTAACAGGGTTCCCGTGTTCAGCGAGGAGAAGATCGCGATCCAGACCGCCTCCCGGCTGGAACGCCAGGAGATCCTGCACCGCAGCGAACCGCCGACGATCAGCTTCGTCATCTGGGAGCCGGTGGTGAGACTTCAACTCACCGACGAGGAAGCGCACAGGGAGCAGATCCGTCATCTGCGTACGTGCGCCACGCTTTCCGGCGTCAGCCTTCAGATTCTCCCGCTGAACCACCGGGTCCATGCTGGGCTCGACGGCCCGTTCACGCTGCTGGAAACATCGGACTATCAGCACGTCGCGTACTCCGAGACGCAGCGCGGCAGCCTGCTCGTCGCCGACCCGGATGAGATCAGCATCCTGTCCCAGAAATATGCGATGCTGCGAGCTCAGGCCCTCAGCCCCGAAGACACCTTGGGCCTGTTGGACCGTCTGCTGGGAGAGCAATGA
- a CDS encoding MarR family transcriptional regulator codes for MAAQHFSPALPAPAVAAPYPMAQPGYGKRSTPDQLPARPDDFALLPLRERYIAGFIEHLPEGASMSVKCLAKQIPLYGQQAIASALTALSVAGHLRRVRCAIGVGDETRWVFRTFWSRTARDNEWWANRLTPGVPQPVQTPMPAPVPEPTPPAAVPPQRPAAAPAPAPEVSTPAYLALARLGHLDARLALSADDCTALAELAERWFARGVNADYLTSALTAGLPAQVDSPVGFVRCRLIDKLPPALPTAPTPPPVGAAVPHVMMECTDCGAPGPAEALPDGLCRPCRRPKPLTGPMPEPPVERDITALVAGLRDLLKAP; via the coding sequence GTGGCTGCCCAGCACTTTAGTCCCGCCCTGCCCGCGCCCGCAGTGGCGGCCCCGTACCCGATGGCCCAGCCCGGTTACGGCAAGCGTTCCACCCCGGACCAACTACCCGCCCGGCCCGATGACTTTGCCTTGCTCCCCCTGCGTGAGCGGTACATCGCCGGGTTCATCGAGCACCTCCCCGAGGGCGCGTCGATGAGCGTGAAGTGCCTCGCCAAGCAAATCCCGCTGTACGGCCAGCAGGCCATCGCCTCCGCCCTGACCGCCCTGTCCGTGGCCGGGCACCTGCGGCGCGTCCGGTGCGCGATCGGCGTCGGCGACGAGACGCGATGGGTGTTCCGCACCTTCTGGTCCCGTACCGCCCGCGACAACGAATGGTGGGCGAACCGCCTCACTCCGGGGGTGCCCCAGCCGGTGCAGACGCCCATGCCCGCCCCCGTACCGGAACCCACACCGCCTGCTGCCGTGCCCCCTCAGCGCCCGGCAGCGGCGCCCGCGCCCGCGCCGGAGGTTTCCACGCCCGCATACCTCGCCCTCGCCCGACTCGGCCACCTCGACGCGCGTCTCGCGCTCTCCGCAGACGACTGCACGGCCCTCGCAGAGCTGGCCGAGCGGTGGTTCGCGCGCGGCGTCAACGCCGACTACCTCACCAGCGCGCTCACCGCCGGACTGCCCGCCCAGGTCGACTCGCCCGTCGGCTTCGTCCGCTGCCGCCTCATCGACAAGCTCCCGCCCGCCCTGCCCACCGCGCCCACGCCGCCTCCCGTCGGAGCCGCCGTCCCGCACGTGATGATGGAGTGCACCGACTGCGGCGCCCCCGGCCCCGCCGAGGCGCTCCCCGACGGCCTCTGCCGCCCCTGTCGCCGGCCGAAGCCCCTCACCGGGCCCATGCCCGAGCCGCCCGTCGAGCGGGACATCACCGCACTCGTCGCCGGACTCCGTGACCTGCTCAAAGCGCCCTGA
- a CDS encoding GNAT family N-acetyltransferase codes for MTVYETMPFHLETERLILRPWAESDAVELRALRAERGEGTSTLEYTRALIAKLLTATETTGIALLPIQRRDEGDFIGYCGLIIGRSTLEEPEIAYELFQRVHGHGYATEAARAVLDAAAATGRERLGATVDAGNTPSFRVLEKLGFARDRVSAEESGEVVWLKRSLP; via the coding sequence ATGACCGTGTACGAGACGATGCCGTTCCACCTGGAGACCGAGCGGCTGATCCTGCGCCCGTGGGCCGAGTCGGACGCCGTTGAACTCCGCGCCCTTCGCGCCGAACGCGGTGAGGGGACGTCCACGCTTGAGTACACCCGGGCACTCATCGCGAAGCTGCTCACCGCGACGGAGACGACGGGGATCGCCCTCCTGCCCATCCAGCGCCGCGACGAGGGCGACTTCATCGGCTACTGCGGACTGATCATCGGCCGCTCCACCCTGGAGGAGCCCGAGATCGCGTACGAGCTGTTCCAGCGGGTCCATGGCCACGGCTACGCCACCGAGGCGGCCCGTGCGGTGCTCGACGCCGCTGCGGCGACCGGGCGGGAGCGGCTCGGGGCGACCGTCGACGCAGGGAACACTCCGTCGTTCCGTGTACTTGAGAAGCTCGGGTTCGCCCGCGACCGCGTTTCCGCGGAGGAGAGCGGCGAAGTGGTCTGGCTCAAGCGCTCGTTGCCGTGA
- a CDS encoding GNAT family N-acetyltransferase, protein MTSTTSPFPDRIELTGEGLVLRDWTEADVAAMPDLFDHPDTAYWTPLVSPFDEAASRARLDKARKLRAEGTSILLAITTDGGAALGEVMLRRAPEGTELGYAVGPAHRGQGLAARAVRVMAAYAFEELGVEQVILELEAENASSVAVATKTGFRLLDVPLIEGEEKGRPYVLQTWGLNRP, encoded by the coding sequence ATGACCAGCACCACGTCACCCTTTCCCGACCGCATCGAGCTCACGGGGGAGGGCCTGGTCCTGCGCGACTGGACCGAGGCGGACGTGGCCGCGATGCCGGATCTGTTCGACCACCCCGACACCGCGTACTGGACACCGCTCGTCTCCCCCTTCGACGAGGCCGCCTCCCGCGCCCGGCTGGACAAGGCCCGGAAGCTGCGGGCAGAGGGCACGAGCATCCTGCTCGCCATCACCACCGACGGCGGCGCGGCACTGGGCGAGGTGATGCTGCGGCGCGCCCCCGAGGGCACGGAGCTCGGTTACGCCGTCGGCCCGGCCCACCGGGGCCAGGGCCTGGCCGCGCGGGCGGTGCGGGTGATGGCGGCGTACGCCTTCGAGGAGCTGGGTGTGGAGCAGGTGATCCTGGAGCTGGAGGCCGAGAACGCGTCCAGCGTCGCGGTGGCCACGAAGACGGGCTTCCGGCTTCTCGACGTGCCGCTGATCGAGGGGGAGGAGAAGGGGCGGCCGTACGTCCTGCAGACGTGGGGGCTGAACCGCCCCTGA